The stretch of DNA AAATTGCAATCTTGTTTTGCTCGGGAGAAAAAAGAATATTTATACTCGAATTATAAATGTGAGATGAAAAAGCAAATTTATTTTTATAAAAATGGAAAGTCTCCGTTTGTAATTACACAGGAACTTAAAAAATACGACGATTGGAATATGGATATTCTTAGAGAAAGACGGGAAAGATTGGTTAATAAATTAGTTTCGATATATTTTGGAGGTTAAAATGTTTGCAAGGGTAATATACCAAGATGACGAAATAAGGAAGAAGTTTTATCAGAAGATAAAAGAAAAAGTCGAGAAAGAGAGGCAAAAAGTTGTAGAAAACGATAATAGCGGGTTTCTAGCCAAACTACTAAGGAATACCGAAGTTGATAAATTCGATAGGAAAGTAGCGCATGACAATGAAAAAGGTTCTTCTGGTGAAAAAGAATTTGAAACACAGATGTGGCTATTGTTAAAGGGCGATTCTTATGTGTTACCTGATTATGTTTTTCAAATAAGTAAAGACGAATTTATTCAAATAGACAACATTGTAATAAACAAAAGAGGGATTTTTCTCGTAGAAATAAAAACTTGGAGTGGCTCTTTTGTTGCAAGCGACAAGGTTTGGAAAATGAGGCAAGGAAAAGATTGGGTTCCAGTAGAGAATCCAACAGCTCAGCATAATAGACATTTTAAACTGTTTAATGTCTGGCTTCAAAAAAACCTTAATGAATTATATCAAAAGATTGAAAGTGTTGTTTATCCAGTGATTGTGTTAAAACAAGTAGATTGGATAAAGTCCGATTATTCTTCAATCCCTGTTGTTTCTGGTGCGATGGGTTTTATTGGGTTTA from Caldisericum sp. encodes:
- a CDS encoding NERD domain-containing protein yields the protein MFARVIYQDDEIRKKFYQKIKEKVEKERQKVVENDNSGFLAKLLRNTEVDKFDRKVAHDNEKGSSGEKEFETQMWLLLKGDSYVLPDYVFQISKDEFIQIDNIVINKRGIFLVEIKTWSGSFVASDKVWKMRQGKDWVPVENPTAQHNRHFKLFNVWLQKNLNELYQKIESVVYPVIVLKQVDWIKSDYSSIPVVSGAMGFIGFILEKPRNQLSAETIELVVEKLRAVKPLDDLNEIKFEEGKTKSGKRFVKVEGSKEDAQKVAENYKSKYKVGEIYPDKFKENSYFFYIEEN